The genomic interval GGTCCTGCCGGACACTTGGAGAATACCGTTGTGGCTATCTTGAAGGCTGGTTGCACACATATGGTCAAGTACTTAGACTGACCAGCAAAGACCGTAATCTCTTGCGGCAACGTATACGGGACCATACCCAAAGCGTGGGCGGTTACAGTATACGTACCTGGTGCAAGACCTTCAATCTCGAAGTATCCCTCAGCTGAAGCTGCGAAGTATCCCATACCAACAACATGCCTACCTTCAGGTGAGGTTCCCTCGGCAATAACTTTGCCTGGAACTAGCACACCGTCACCATAGTATAGACCATAGTAGTAGGCTGTGTGAGCACAGTAGATAACACGACCAGCTATGTAAGCTGGGTCTACTTCTGCTTTGACCACAACTACAGGGTAGTTCTCAGAAGAGATCGAGTTCTTAACTTCGTACCAACCGTTTACGTATCCGGTTGTGTATAGTACCTTGAATTGATATTTGCCTGCAATGCTAGGAGCGGTAAGGCCCCTTACTCTTATGTAATAACATCCACTGGAATTCCACAATTGAGTCTGATCGCCGACTACTGCTGTTGGGAATGATGCTGGAGCCACTTGCCTATCCCACCATGGATCTTGGAAAGCGGGATAAAGCCAGTTTGAATTTGTCGTCGCTGCTGGAGTTACATTAGGAGGTAAGGCTAGACCAGCTGGCCATTCTACCGCTGGTGCACTGACTCTGACGAACCACCAACCAGGTGCCCTCAAATCAGAGCCCTTGAACTTGCCTACTTGTATGTACCTATAGTCGTTTGTAATACTCGTTATTACAGAAGCTGCATTTCCCCAACCGCTGTTCTCAGTGGTTGGATCGTCCCAGCCTTCTGGATCATTCCATCCCTCTGGTACACCGAACTCTGGAGGGATAGCGATGTAGAACCATTTAGAATGTGGCTGGAAGTCTGGTTTATCTGGATCGCCTATATCAGTTACTCCATCAGGCAAAGTGCCTTGGTCAGTTGTTTCCCATGTAATGTCGATAGGTGCAGATATGTTGATGTAGAACCACATGTCACCCATAGTGTCAGTTAAAATGGCACCGTCAGGTGAGTAGTAGTTCGCTTGTGCACTTAAAGGCAAGTAGTTCTTGCCTGGAAGCGCGTATACAACGGTTGCTTCAGCATCAACACCCCAAACATGGAAATTGCCTCCATCTGGATTTGGTTGTCCATCTACATGTGCTAGTCCAAGAGCACCAGGCTTATCAACACCTTTCGTTCCCATTGGTTGTGCGGGACCAGTGGGTGATTGATAGCCCAATGTATTGTGGGCGGCGGCTTGTGGAATTGCCATAAAGCCCGAAGTTATAAATAGCGTCACTGCGATAATCGCTAGTACTTTCTTATTCATTTTCTTTTTCCTCTTAATTTTTTAAGTAACAGAAATTATTCCTGAAACTATGAAGACCAATTAAGGTCTACCGCACATATTTAAATCAATATAACGAGATTCAATATATTTATAAAAATTAGAGTATAGTTAATAGGATTTATAAAATAATGGTAAGGCTTGAACTTGAAAAGATCAGAAGAGAAGCTAAAAGAGTACTATAGGGATTATATGCGGGATTACTACGGCAGAAATAAGGAATATTGGCAGAACTATTACGCAAAAAAGAGAAAAACTGGAAAGGGAGGAAGAAAGAAAGCATCAATAGCCTCTCAAAAGCATATAGCAAAGTTGCGAGATGCATGGTTTGGAAGAGATGAAAAAGGTTCTATCAAGGCAAGATCTAAAGCTAGTAAATCAAATTGGAATAAACTCACCAGATTGGTCTCAAAAGAGATATTGCCAGCTGAAGGTTTCACAAATATCAAAATATTGAACCCTTCAAATAAAGGTAGAATATTTCTTTTTGACATCCTGGCCATAAATGGAGAGAATAAATGCGGAATAATATGCACTACTTCGTATGTTAAGATATTAGCCAAAACCGCATTTGAGAAATTAAAGCTATTATTGGATTTCTTCAATATTGAGATGCATGTATGTTTTGTAAAACCGAATCTATCAAAATACTATCTTATGAGATTTGATGGAAATAAATCTAGGACTATAATGATGGGGCTTAAGAGAATTCCAAAAATGAAAGCTGTTCCTGAAATATGATCTAGTCTTGAGCATTAAATTCTTTGAAATTGATTAGGCCTTGAAAATAATTCGAAAATCACATAATTACCCAAATGATAGGATCTTCGCTTGGAACATTTGTAAGCAATGAATTAACTCTATCAATACTGTTTACCAATAGTTCTTCATTTTCTAGGTAGATTGGTTTTAGAACTTGTTGATTTAAATTATAGAATTCAACCTCATTAGATTTGAAAGACATGCCCGCAGAAAAGCCTGAACCAGCAGAAGCGCCATTACCTGTAGCTCCCGTACCTGTGGCTGCACAAGCGCCTACACCACAACAGCTAGAAGCTGCATGTGTAATTTGTATATGATATGTAGAACTAAATTGTAAAAGAATTATAGTCAATATTGAGAAAAGAACAATCCTAACTTTTGTATTCATTTTCATAAGTTGATTCTCCAATTATCAATTTGGCTTTGGAATTCAATTTTTATTATAACATAGTTATGTATTAAATTATATAAATGCTTCTAGCAATAGTATGATAAATTAGAAGAATTCTGATGCCCTTATCAAAGACTTATTTCTATGCTTGTAAATAAACATGCGATTCGCAATAGAGATTTTATAATTTTATATGAATCAAACTTTGTTAAATTTTAATAATCGATCTTTGGTATAGGTCAAATAACCTTTAGCATTAGATTCTTAAATTCTTGAAATTAAAATTTTTTTTGAAACATGAATGATCGAAATCTATCTGAAAGCACCCTAATTATAAAATAAGTTTAAATTTTCATAAATGGGGAAAAAGCCTTTTGAGAGAAAAAAACCTCATTCTCATTTTCATTTTATTACTTTTTCTTTCAATAGGTTCTCAAATAATAATTGATAAAACATGCGCAGATAATATAGCAGAAACCAATGAAGGAAATTCTGCTTTATATTTGAAGACCCAAAAGGGTTCTGATTATGTAAAGATGGAAAAGAGTCTTGAAAAACCTGTTATCTCCTCAATCAACGAGTATAAAATCGAATTCACCATAAAGACATTGAGCTTCAGTTCTGCAAAGCCAGGTAACATCTTTCAATTAGACATTTACGATTCAGATGATATCATTAGATTTTCCTTCCGTTTGAAAAGAGATGAAAGCATATCTTTCCATTATCCACATACTTCATCTTCCATTTCTGTCAATTATAAAAAATCATGGCAAACCGCAACATGGTATAAGCTAGCAATAAAGATTGCAGAGAACCGTTCATCATTCTATTTGAATGGTGAGCTTTTAGGAGAGAATCAAGCCGAGTTACCTGCACTGATGGATGGGTATGAACTATCTAGAATTAGATTTGGTGAAGTAAATGATCAATATGCCACGTTTGAAGGATTCATTGATGACATTAGTATTTACGAGAATGAAACAATAGTATTCCATGAGGGCTTTGATTATGATCTCAAAAAATATAATTTGAGTTCTTCTGAAAACTCTGTTATTAGGATCGAGGACCCTGAAGCTCATACCAGATTAATATTAGAGACCGATAGTAGAAGTGTTGAAGCGGGTGAAGATATTGGTTTATTTTGTACCTTGAAGGATAGTCATGATAGAGGTCTAGCGAATAAATCAATTCATCTCCAAATATCCGATAAAGAAAAGTTCAAGGAGACTGAGCTTGGAGAAACTTCTGCAAATGGTACGATTGATTATGACTGGAGAGTGCCAAAAGAACTCGAAGGTAGTATCGATATTTGGGCTGAATTCTTTGGTGATGATTTATACTCAGCTTCAAAAAGCAATTCATTAAGCTTATTCATAATTAAGAAACCTGGATTTGTTCTAGATGCAAACGCAATTTCATTATTTATTGCATTTGCAACTATAATGACATTCATATATAGTTCTCATAGATTTGGAATTAAAGAATCTTCGAAATACCTTTTCTTTATCTCAACCTCTATCGGCTCATTTTTATCAATAATAAATCTAGCAAAATCCTATGAAATCGAATATTATCTAATCTATAATGTTAAAATAGTTGACATTGAATTAATCTCGCAAAATATCGATTCCTTAGCCTGGATAATATTATTTTGTTTAAGTTTTGTAACTTTCATTATCTCTGGAAATTTAAAAAGTAGATTCTCAAAATTCATTTTGATTAATTATTTGGTCTTGGCTGCTTCTCTTGTTCTGTATGTTTTTGAATTGAAATCGTTATATGCGCTATTAATATTTCTCTTGTCAATTTTCTTGATTGGATTCTTTATTATTCATGCTACAGACGTCTTTTCAATTTCAAGGATTCGATCAATCTACTCCTTTCTTATCGCTCCTTTAACATTAATATTCTTAATTGAGTTATCATCGATTATCGGGTGGATTCTAAATGCTTTTGATCCCCATGTGCCTTTTGATGGCTCATTTAGATGGTACTTTGCAGAGATTGAATTGAATCTCACTAATATCTTATATCCGTTAACTCCATATTTGCTTGTTATTTTATTGTTCTCTTGGGCATGGATTCCTTTAATCAACAAAATTCAACTCAAATCTTTTGAAAGGTATTTAACATTTGGTTCGGCAACCGCTAACCAAGATTCTAGCCCAAAAAAGCGGTTTATGATTTGGTTAATAATTATATCATCTATTGCCTGCGTGCTCTTCTCTTCATATTATCCATATTTTTATAATACAAGACTCGTTGGTGTAGATGCTCCCTGGTACTTTGAGCGTCTATCTGAAATGACAAATTGGGAAGAGGCACTTAAAATCCTAACGAGTTATGATGTGGTTTCAAGATGGTCCTATCTATTTATTCTTTATATTTTCAAAATTCTAACCGGGCTATCATCTGAGGCTATTGTAAAAATTGGACCTGCCTTACCAGCGTCTTTTCTAGCGATATCAACGTATCTTCTAATAAAGATCGTCACTAAGGATCGCGTCCTTTCCATCCTCTCTCTATTTCTAACAGCTTTTTCAATAAATACAACTGTTGGAATTTTTACAGGAATCTATTCTAATTGGTTGGCAATTTCATGGATCATGCTTCTTTTGGCAACAATTGTCTATGTTCCAATTAAGGGCCTTAGGTTCTCGATAGCTGTTGGATCCATACTAAGCGTTTTAATTCTAATCACCCATGCTTGGAGTTGGTTCTTTACTATGATATTTTTGATTACGTTTGTATTATTGACTCTAATCGACAGATTGAGTAAACGACAAATGAAGTTTGAGAAAGATTTCAGCTCGGTCCTACTCATAATTCTCTTTAATGCATTATTAGGTATTGGATTTCTTGTGTTGATGCCAAGCAGCGAGTTTATTCAACTTTCTTATAGCGTATTAGAGACTGTTAGCAGCAAACAGATAATTGGAATTGTCTCAAATCTGAACTACATAATAAAACAGTATGTTGGAGGATTTTTTGGAAATCCTGTTTTATATATAGTCGCTATACTTGGAATTATATATCTAAGAGATTTTAGAAAAACATTTAACAGACTGATTTTGTCAATCATACTCTCTGTCTCTTTATTTGTAGTAATTATCGATCCTTTTTGGCAGTGGAGGCTATTATACATGGTTCCCTTTCAAATATTGGCGACTTTTGGCTTTGGTTTAATAAAGAATGCATCAAAAGAAATATCATCGAATAAGTTATCTCATGGAAATATAGATGGGAAAATGCTCAACCTACTTATTGCAATTCTATTATTGATAATAATTCTTTCCCAATTTAATTATGCCTTAAGATGCATCAATTTCGTAAGTCCGGTATGAGCCTTTATAACACGCCTGTTTATTTTGAGATCATCCTTTTTTCCTTTTTTTACTCTCGGCTATGGCTAGATGTTGGACTATTTTCGCAATTTTCTTATCAACTTCGTTAATTTTCTGGTAAAGTAAGAAAGCAAATATGAAGAGAAAGATGATAGCGGATGTTGTGAAGAGGTTTAAAGGTGTGGCTAAACCCAAAATAACGGTAATCGATTCATATATTTCTGGGAAGATTCCGGTTATGAATAGGACGACCCAAAGCGCTTCCCAAAATATAAGAGGTATTAATTTAATTTTTCCACTAAAATATTGTCTCAATGTTATAATGAAAAAAGATGTGGCTAAAATTGCTACAATGACTCCATAAGGTACAATATTGATGCTCACAAATCCCAGACTCCATAATTATTTGCGCAATTCAACTTTTTCCTTTTAAACTCAATATTCTTAAAAATATTCTTAGACCATCAATTATACTGGTCCCACGACTTCTCTCTTTTATATATATGGTTTTTATAGGAACCTCAATGCACTTAAATTTGGATCTGATGATGTGTATCAACATTTCAGAGGCCCACGAGTAGTCAGATGATTCATGCAGTATTGATGCGAATACGTCTCGTGAATAAGCCCTGAAGCCGCTTTGTGTGTCCGTGAATTTCTCGTTAAAGAGAATTGAATTCAAGATTGACAAGATTCTGTTTCCGATCCGCTTGTGAAAGGGCATGCATTCTATATTACCTAGAAAACGGGAACCAATTGTTACATCAGCTTTTTCTAACAGTATAGGTTCGAGCAAACTTGGAATATCATTAGGATCGTGTTGACCATCTCCATCCATTGTAATAATTATATTTGCTCCTCCATCTAGAGCAATCTTAATACCAGTAGAAATGGCTGCTCCGGTGCCCAAGTTTAATAGATGGCTTATAACGTAAGCTCCGACTTCCAAAGCTCTATTGGCTGTTCTATCAAAGCTACCGTCATCAACAACTATGATAGGTTCACAGAATTTACTTGCTTGCTTTGTAACTTTCTTAATAGTATGTTCTTCATTGAAAGCGGGTATTACGCAGGCAATTTTCAATTTTTAAATCAACTTAAAACTGAATATTAGCGATGGATAAATTAATTTAGGATCTTATAGAATCAAGTGGGTTTTTTAAGAGATTATCTTATCTAAATACTTCTCAACCTGATCATAATCTAACTTTTCGTATCGTTCAGTGGAACCTACATCGTACCAAAATGAATCGTGACTATACGCCTGTACATTGTTGCCTTCTCCTATAAGATGGGGGATCAAATCACTCATTACATCCAAATCTTCTTTCTTTTCCTTTAGTGAATCAATGCTGCCTAGAACTTCTCCATTTATGATCAATACTCCAATAGTTACCGGCAAGTCAAGAGTGGGTTTCTCTTGTAAACCCGTGACGCGGTCATTTTCAATTTTGGCTATTCCAACTCGAATTTGATATTTCTTTGATACAGCTAGAGTAGCGATTGCATCTTTAGCCATGTGTTCCTTGTACATTGAGGAAATATCTATATCTGTAAGAATGTCTCCATAATACAGCAGGATTCTGTCTTCGTTTGAAATTTTATTCTTTAGATCATCATTGGATAGAGCTGAAGCAGTACCCTGAACGCCAGGTTTGTCTTTAATGTAATCAATT from Candidatus Bathyarchaeota archaeon carries:
- a CDS encoding nucleotidyltransferase family protein, translating into MPDYPNLKGVVLCGGKGTRLRPLTYYFQKVMIPIGHLQKPLLEYIIRLMAKNGIKEIMLLVSYKAEQIMNYFGDGSRFGVKIDYIKDKPGVQGTASALSNDDLKNKISNEDRILLYYGDILTDIDISSMYKEHMAKDAIATLAVSKKYQIRVGIAKIENDRVTGLQEKPTLDLPVTIGVLIINGEVLGSIDSLKEKKEDLDVMSDLIPHLIGEGNNVQAYSHDSFWYDVGSTERYEKLDYDQVEKYLDKIIS
- a CDS encoding DUF2304 domain-containing protein, which translates into the protein MSINIVPYGVIVAILATSFFIITLRQYFSGKIKLIPLIFWEALWVVLFITGIFPEIYESITVILGLATPLNLFTTSAIIFLFIFAFLLYQKINEVDKKIAKIVQHLAIAESKKRKKG
- a CDS encoding glycosyltransferase family 2 protein, whose translation is MKIACVIPAFNEEHTIKKVTKQASKFCEPIIVVDDGSFDRTANRALEVGAYVISHLLNLGTGAAISTGIKIALDGGANIIITMDGDGQHDPNDIPSLLEPILLEKADVTIGSRFLGNIECMPFHKRIGNRILSILNSILFNEKFTDTQSGFRAYSRDVFASILHESSDYSWASEMLIHIIRSKFKCIEVPIKTIYIKERSRGTSIIDGLRIFLRILSLKGKS
- a CDS encoding carboxypeptidase-like regulatory domain-containing protein, which encodes MNKKVLAIIAVTLFITSGFMAIPQAAAHNTLGYQSPTGPAQPMGTKGVDKPGALGLAHVDGQPNPDGGNFHVWGVDAEATVVYALPGKNYLPLSAQANYYSPDGAILTDTMGDMWFYINISAPIDITWETTDQGTLPDGVTDIGDPDKPDFQPHSKWFYIAIPPEFGVPEGWNDPEGWDDPTTENSGWGNAASVITSITNDYRYIQVGKFKGSDLRAPGWWFVRVSAPAVEWPAGLALPPNVTPAATTNSNWLYPAFQDPWWDRQVAPASFPTAVVGDQTQLWNSSGCYYIRVRGLTAPSIAGKYQFKVLYTTGYVNGWYEVKNSISSENYPVVVVKAEVDPAYIAGRVIYCAHTAYYYGLYYGDGVLVPGKVIAEGTSPEGRHVVGMGYFAASAEGYFEIEGLAPGTYTVTAHALGMVPYTLPQEITVFAGQSKYLTICVQPAFKIATTVFSKCPAGPIPFPDYVAMTSYPENNFVPIYIFGQWPGGDDGAGNPIWGGDPAFDTTTGDYARWGYYAQYIWDEDGGFVSNTEAGYPDGAAGIEVYPGCCAWDITNATGRWMFKTFFGNPTCYSGTPTMFDGHVPQEFASWTSGITPGTYTITTHV